One Candidatus Omnitrophota bacterium DNA window includes the following coding sequences:
- the pseB gene encoding UDP-N-acetylglucosamine 4,6-dehydratase (inverting), with translation MKNADIFKDKIVLITGGTGSFGQKFTEIVLKYHKPCKLIIFSRDEMKQFEMSKIYSQEKYPNIRYFLGDVRDPDRLHRAFYNVDIVVHAAALKIVPYAEFNPFEAVKTNIMGAENVINIAIDNGVKKVIALSTDKAANPVNLYGATKLCAEKMFIAANNYRTGKPFFSVVRYGNVLGSRGSAVPFFKECRKSGVVPITDPRMTRFFITLEEGVNFVISSIKEMKGGEIFIPKMRSIKITDLARSVCPGCRQKTIGIRPGEKLHEILVPKDDGIYTYEYKDKFVTYPYIIVRKNGKDSGRALGFGFDGYSSDTNKDWYSIEDMRKMINKEVV, from the coding sequence ATGAAGAATGCGGATATTTTTAAAGATAAGATTGTTCTAATCACGGGAGGCACCGGTTCGTTCGGTCAGAAATTCACCGAAATAGTGCTGAAATACCACAAGCCGTGTAAGCTGATAATATTCAGCCGGGATGAGATGAAGCAGTTCGAAATGAGCAAGATATACAGTCAGGAAAAATATCCGAATATAAGATATTTCCTGGGAGATGTGCGTGACCCTGACAGGTTACACAGGGCTTTTTATAACGTGGATATAGTCGTACATGCTGCGGCTTTAAAGATCGTACCATACGCAGAATTTAATCCTTTCGAGGCTGTCAAAACGAATATTATGGGCGCAGAAAACGTTATCAATATAGCGATAGATAACGGCGTAAAAAAAGTGATCGCGCTTAGTACCGATAAAGCGGCAAACCCAGTCAATCTATATGGAGCTACAAAATTGTGTGCAGAAAAGATGTTTATAGCAGCAAATAACTACCGTACGGGTAAACCGTTTTTCAGCGTGGTGCGGTACGGCAACGTTCTCGGATCAAGGGGAAGCGCCGTGCCGTTTTTTAAGGAATGCAGAAAAAGTGGCGTAGTTCCGATTACGGACCCAAGGATGACCAGGTTCTTCATAACGCTCGAAGAGGGTGTTAATTTTGTTATAAGCAGTATAAAAGAGATGAAAGGTGGAGAGATATTTATTCCTAAGATGCGTAGCATTAAAATAACCGACCTTGCCAGATCGGTTTGCCCCGGCTGCAGGCAAAAAACAATAGGTATACGACCGGGCGAAAAGCTGCATGAGATATTAGTGCCTAAGGATGACGGTATTTACACTTATGAGTATAAAGACAAGTTCGTGACATATCCGTATATAATTGTGCGTAAAAACGGAAAAGACAGCGGTCGTGCACTGGGTTTCGGATTCGATGGTTACAGCAGCGATACTAATAAAGACTGGTATTCGATAGAGGATATGAGAAAAATGATCAATAAGGAAGTCGTATAA
- a CDS encoding imidazole glycerol phosphate synthase cyclase subunit: MKKKRLIPVLLLKNGFLVQSKGFCRYQNIGNPITAVRRMSDWASDELIYLDITSDDIYDIRREDLRYPNRGNIIDILNDVSKECYMPITVGGKIRSLDDISIRLKSGADKIAINTKALEDPSFITQAAKEFGSQCIIVSIDAKLSCGSHMVMSRGGKTPTGYDASSWAKKVEDCGAGEILINSIDRDGMRSGYDIDLIGAISKAVRIPVIACGGVGEWEHLAQALNTTAVDAVAAANIFHYIDQSVYLAKKYLYEKGCNVRNSELFQNKEEIIV; the protein is encoded by the coding sequence ATGAAGAAGAAAAGACTGATACCGGTTTTATTGCTAAAAAACGGTTTTCTTGTGCAGAGCAAAGGATTCTGCCGCTATCAAAATATTGGTAATCCGATAACCGCTGTGCGGCGTATGAGCGACTGGGCTTCAGACGAACTGATCTATCTCGACATAACAAGCGACGATATTTACGATATCCGGAGAGAGGACCTGCGCTACCCTAATAGGGGAAATATAATAGATATTCTTAATGATGTATCCAAAGAATGCTACATGCCGATTACTGTTGGAGGCAAAATCCGATCGTTGGACGATATAAGTATCAGGCTGAAGAGTGGAGCTGATAAGATAGCGATCAATACCAAGGCACTGGAGGACCCGTCATTTATCACCCAGGCTGCGAAAGAGTTCGGCTCGCAATGCATAATAGTGTCTATCGATGCAAAGCTATCCTGCGGTAGTCATATGGTGATGTCACGCGGCGGAAAGACGCCTACGGGATACGATGCTTCCAGTTGGGCGAAGAAAGTCGAAGATTGCGGAGCCGGCGAAATACTGATAAATTCGATAGATCGCGACGGAATGCGCAGCGGATATGACATAGATCTTATTGGTGCCATCAGCAAGGCAGTGCGCATACCTGTTATAGCATGCGGAGGCGTAGGCGAATGGGAACATTTGGCGCAGGCACTAAATACTACCGCGGTGGATGCTGTTGCTGCCGCGAATATATTTCATTACATAGATCAGAGTGTTTATCTGGCGAAGAAATATCTATATGAAAAAGGTTGTAATGTAAGGAATTCAGAACTTTTCCAAAATAAAGAAGAGATAATCGTATGA
- the pseI gene encoding pseudaminic acid synthase — MPDIMIKALFIRQGAQMAGRKDRVFIIAEISANHGQKFARAVEMIRAAKRCGADAVKFQAYNPDIITIDANSKYFRIKHPSWGNQTLYELYRQSYTPWNWFKRLKRVADGLGLVFFASAFDRTSVDFLEEIGVSCHKISSFELIDLPLIEYAAKTKKPIILSTGMATILEIKDAVSAAKKAGAKDITLMKCVSGYPAVPEEMNIRTIPDMAKRFDLPIGLSDHTCGTSVAVAAVSLGAIMVEKHFILSRRLKTPDSFFSVEPHEFAALVSCIRTAEKALGKVHYGLTKGERDNRIFRRSIFAVRDIVKGSKLTQDNVKSIRPAYGIAPKYYKKVLGKNAARNIRKGTPLTWDVLI, encoded by the coding sequence ATGCCGGACATAATGATAAAGGCATTATTTATAAGGCAAGGTGCCCAGATGGCTGGTAGAAAAGACCGTGTTTTTATAATAGCCGAAATCTCGGCAAATCATGGCCAAAAATTTGCGCGCGCTGTAGAGATGATAAGGGCCGCAAAACGATGTGGCGCAGACGCGGTAAAATTTCAGGCTTACAATCCGGATATTATAACGATAGACGCGAATAGCAAATATTTCAGGATCAAGCACCCTAGCTGGGGCAACCAGACGCTTTACGAATTGTATCGGCAGTCTTATACTCCATGGAACTGGTTTAAGAGGTTAAAAAGAGTAGCGGACGGATTGGGTCTGGTATTTTTTGCTTCCGCGTTTGACAGGACTTCGGTGGATTTTCTGGAAGAGATAGGAGTGAGCTGCCACAAAATATCATCATTTGAATTAATAGACCTGCCGTTGATAGAATATGCGGCTAAGACTAAAAAACCGATCATATTGTCAACGGGCATGGCGACCATTCTTGAGATAAAAGATGCGGTATCTGCCGCAAAAAAAGCCGGAGCAAAAGATATCACTCTGATGAAATGTGTTAGCGGATATCCGGCAGTTCCGGAAGAGATGAATATAAGGACGATACCCGATATGGCAAAAAGGTTCGATCTTCCGATTGGGCTGTCGGATCATACTTGCGGGACCAGCGTTGCCGTTGCCGCTGTCAGCCTTGGCGCCATTATGGTGGAAAAGCATTTTATCTTGTCACGCAGATTGAAGACGCCGGATAGTTTTTTCTCCGTAGAGCCGCATGAATTTGCCGCGCTCGTTTCCTGTATACGAACCGCAGAAAAGGCACTGGGAAAAGTCCACTACGGGCTTACTAAAGGCGAAAGGGATAACCGTATCTTCAGGCGATCTATTTTTGCTGTTCGTGACATTGTTAAAGGGTCAAAGCTTACTCAGGATAATGTGAAATCTATCAGGCCGGCATATGGAATTGCACCTAAGTATTACAAGAAAGTCTTAGGGAAAAATGCCGCGCGGAACATCAGAAAGGGCACCCCATTAACGTGGGATGTTTTGATATGA
- the hisH gene encoding imidazole glycerol phosphate synthase subunit HisH, which yields MTSGKSNVCIIDYGFGNVNSVYNAFKSFHDSVMVSNDAKDMEKATHLVLPGVGAFKAAIDKIKKMPTFELLEYSVLNKKKMFLGICVGMQVLADVGHEHGSCDGLGWIPGAVKRINAPNLSLPHVGWNNIRVVRKSPLLEGMSDNTDFYYVHSYHLEPLNSEEMMASSNYGEEFAAIVNRDNIYGVQFHPEKSQKAGIMLLKNFMSLK from the coding sequence ATGACCTCAGGAAAATCTAACGTATGTATAATAGACTATGGATTTGGAAATGTAAATTCAGTCTATAATGCATTTAAAAGTTTTCACGATTCAGTAATGGTATCTAATGATGCCAAAGACATGGAAAAGGCTACTCATCTGGTGTTGCCGGGCGTAGGCGCATTTAAAGCAGCTATTGATAAGATAAAAAAAATGCCGACATTTGAGCTGCTAGAATACAGTGTTTTGAATAAGAAGAAGATGTTTCTGGGCATATGTGTCGGTATGCAAGTATTGGCCGATGTCGGGCACGAGCACGGTTCCTGCGATGGGCTGGGATGGATCCCCGGTGCCGTGAAGAGAATAAATGCCCCGAACTTATCATTGCCGCATGTGGGGTGGAATAATATCAGGGTTGTAAGAAAAAGTCCTTTACTGGAAGGCATGAGTGATAATACTGATTTTTACTATGTTCATAGCTATCATCTTGAGCCGCTAAACTCGGAAGAGATGATGGCATCGTCAAATTACGGGGAAGAATTTGCAGCCATAGTTAATAGGGATAATATATATGGAGTACAATTTCACCCGGAAAAAAGTCAGAAAGCCGGTATAATGCTTCTTAAGAATTTTATGAGCCTAAAATGA
- a CDS encoding helix-turn-helix domain-containing protein gives MEIKDNEIYTTEEVQQLLKISPSTTMRLIKKGIIKTAKVGKQYRILGKEILRLVSPKLEDKVGKAYNKARRWVHEDVDKA, from the coding sequence ATGGAGATAAAGGATAACGAAATATACACAACAGAAGAAGTGCAACAGCTTTTAAAGATAAGTCCGAGCACCACGATGCGTCTGATCAAAAAAGGTATTATTAAGACTGCTAAAGTGGGCAAGCAGTACCGCATACTTGGTAAAGAGATCTTGCGTTTAGTCTCGCCCAAACTGGAAGATAAGGTCGGAAAAGCCTACAATAAAGCGCGCAGATGGGTTCATGAAGACGTCGATAAAGCTTAA
- a CDS encoding SDR family oxidoreductase — translation MKKNSIFGLKNKVAVVTGGAGHLGSSMSDCLAQAGARVVVAGRDIKKCGSAATTLMRKYKTISLGIEIDISSAESVKETMSLISRKMGGVDILVNNAYFGHRGSFKCDMMSMSEDMWNCGIDGTAGGVFRCTQAVIPYMQKRGSGSIINISSIYGIVSPYSGIYGKSELNNPPAYGAGKAAILQFTRYAACHLASKHIRVNSITPGAFPSRDIQKNKGFMSNLKNKIPLGRIGNPEDLKGALLFLASDASSYVTGSNIVVDGGWTAW, via the coding sequence ATGAAAAAGAATAGCATTTTCGGGCTTAAGAATAAAGTTGCGGTAGTTACAGGAGGTGCGGGTCATCTCGGGTCATCGATGTCCGATTGCCTTGCACAGGCAGGCGCACGCGTTGTAGTGGCCGGAAGGGATATTAAAAAATGCGGATCGGCGGCGACAACACTAATGAGGAAGTATAAAACCATATCCTTAGGCATAGAGATCGATATATCATCCGCTGAAAGCGTAAAAGAAACAATGTCGCTAATCAGCAGAAAGATGGGTGGGGTAGATATATTAGTAAATAACGCATATTTTGGGCACAGGGGCAGTTTTAAATGTGACATGATGTCTATGTCGGAAGATATGTGGAACTGCGGCATTGACGGAACGGCAGGCGGAGTTTTTAGATGTACCCAAGCCGTTATACCATATATGCAGAAGCGAGGCAGCGGTTCGATAATCAATATTTCTTCTATTTACGGCATTGTTTCGCCGTATTCGGGTATATACGGAAAATCCGAATTAAATAATCCTCCCGCATATGGGGCAGGAAAGGCAGCAATCCTACAATTCACACGATATGCGGCTTGTCACCTTGCGTCTAAGCATATAAGGGTCAATTCAATAACTCCGGGCGCATTTCCGAGCAGGGATATCCAAAAAAATAAGGGATTCATGTCAAATCTTAAAAACAAAATTCCGCTGGGAAGGATAGGTAACCCTGAAGATCTGAAGGGGGCCTTGCTTTTTTTGGCATCAGACGCATCAAGTTATGTTACGGGCTCCAATATCGTAGTTGACGGGGGTTGGACGGCATGGTAA
- the pseC gene encoding UDP-4-amino-4,6-dideoxy-N-acetyl-beta-L-altrosamine transaminase: MRFIPYGKQNIDNNDIREVIKALKSDLITQGPMVQKFEKRVAEYCRVKYALAVSSGTAALHLACLAAGLKKGDEAITSPITFVATSNAVLYTGARPVFVDIDYETMNISAGKIKEKITATTKAILSVNFAGLPCDMFEIYNIARRHGLIVIEDSCHALGSEYNESRTGSCRYSDMSIFSFHPVKHVTTGEGGMVTTNSKRFYEKMLALRSHGIYKRKEALRKNGGWYYEMLDIGFNYRMTELQAALGYSQMNKLPEFLVRRSAIASMYDKAFNENLGDLVKLPAVDFPDRTHAWHLYVLRLNEKRCRISRRGLYQRLHDKGIGAQVHYIPVTSHPYYRSKGYKTSEFCNAQRFYNNTISLPLHPGMSDKEVLYVAKTVIGVLCSRSVQ, encoded by the coding sequence ATGCGTTTTATACCCTACGGAAAGCAGAATATAGATAATAATGACATACGGGAGGTAATCAAGGCTCTGAAGTCGGATCTTATCACGCAGGGTCCTATGGTGCAAAAATTTGAGAAGCGAGTTGCGGAATACTGCCGTGTGAAATACGCTCTTGCAGTCTCAAGCGGCACCGCGGCACTTCACCTGGCATGTCTGGCGGCGGGTCTAAAAAAAGGAGACGAGGCTATAACTTCACCGATTACGTTCGTGGCCACGTCGAATGCGGTGTTGTATACAGGCGCCAGGCCAGTATTCGTTGATATCGATTATGAAACCATGAATATAAGCGCCGGCAAAATAAAAGAGAAGATCACTGCCACCACAAAAGCCATATTGTCGGTAAATTTTGCGGGCCTTCCGTGCGATATGTTCGAAATATATAATATTGCAAGAAGGCATGGCCTAATTGTAATAGAAGATTCCTGCCATGCTCTGGGTTCCGAATATAACGAGTCCCGCACGGGGTCATGTAGATATTCCGATATGAGTATTTTTAGTTTTCATCCGGTTAAGCACGTAACAACCGGAGAAGGCGGTATGGTTACGACTAACTCGAAAAGATTTTATGAAAAAATGCTTGCTTTGCGCAGCCATGGTATCTATAAGAGAAAAGAGGCTCTTAGAAAAAATGGCGGCTGGTATTATGAAATGCTTGATATCGGATTTAATTACAGGATGACAGAACTACAGGCCGCGTTAGGATATAGCCAGATGAATAAGCTTCCGGAATTCCTTGTGCGTCGCAGCGCAATAGCAAGCATGTACGACAAGGCATTTAATGAAAATCTGGGAGACCTTGTAAAATTGCCGGCCGTAGATTTTCCGGACAGGACGCACGCATGGCACCTTTATGTATTGAGGTTAAATGAAAAAAGGTGCCGTATATCCAGGAGAGGGCTGTATCAGAGGTTGCATGATAAAGGCATAGGCGCTCAGGTTCATTATATACCCGTGACAAGCCATCCATACTATAGGTCTAAAGGATACAAGACGTCGGAATTTTGTAACGCTCAGAGATTTTATAACAATACCATCTCGCTTCCACTTCATCCGGGAATGTCGGATAAAGAAGTCCTGTACGTCGCAAAAACGGTCATAGGTGTTCTATGTTCAAGAAGCGTGCAATAG
- a CDS encoding aldo/keto reductase: protein MFKKRAIEEDITALTLGTTQLGSHYGIANRTGCPGEKEAYRILEVSFDNGIHSFDTASAYGKSEDILGRFIGSNKCKPFIISKLPGVGKLKYAGRDLIYENIRKSVLGSLKRLKKDKINAYLLHDASDIGSNGKKIIEALSRIKKDGLIGMIGASCYYAHEVEAALSMDEIGAIQVPINLFDHRFIEPRLLARIKKSGKILFARSVFLQGLFFLDPDRMPRGMEFYAKYLKRLREFLRGEGVGIHDLALGFLKSIPEISSVIIGAESSDQILEDINIFRKARIGKDVKKRLFRYFSDIPLRLKIPSLWFSKTKKGGYEKE from the coding sequence ATGTTCAAGAAGCGTGCAATAGAAGAAGATATCACGGCACTGACTCTGGGGACTACCCAGCTCGGGTCGCATTATGGAATTGCAAACCGAACGGGATGCCCAGGAGAAAAAGAAGCCTACAGGATACTCGAAGTTTCTTTCGATAACGGCATACATAGCTTTGATACCGCAAGCGCTTATGGTAAGAGCGAAGATATCTTAGGGCGTTTTATAGGCAGTAATAAGTGCAAGCCTTTTATAATCTCTAAGCTTCCCGGTGTCGGGAAATTAAAATACGCCGGCCGTGATCTGATATATGAGAATATCAGGAAAAGTGTCCTGGGATCGTTAAAACGCTTAAAAAAGGATAAGATTAACGCTTATCTATTACATGACGCATCGGATATAGGATCAAACGGGAAAAAAATTATTGAGGCCTTATCGAGGATAAAAAAAGATGGGCTAATAGGTATGATAGGCGCCTCCTGCTATTACGCCCATGAAGTCGAAGCTGCTTTGTCGATGGATGAAATAGGGGCAATACAGGTGCCTATAAATCTTTTTGACCATAGATTTATCGAGCCGCGCCTTTTGGCACGTATCAAGAAAAGCGGAAAGATACTTTTTGCGCGAAGCGTATTTTTGCAGGGATTGTTTTTTCTGGACCCGGACCGGATGCCGCGCGGAATGGAATTCTACGCAAAATATTTAAAGAGGCTGCGCGAGTTCTTGCGTGGTGAGGGCGTCGGTATTCATGATCTCGCGCTTGGTTTCCTAAAAAGTATTCCGGAGATATCCAGCGTTATTATAGGAGCGGAGTCAAGCGATCAGATACTGGAAGATATAAATATTTTTAGAAAGGCACGGATAGGCAAAGACGTAAAAAAAAGATTGTTTCGGTATTTTTCGGACATTCCTTTGAGACTGAAGATTCCGTCTCTTTGGTTTAGTAAAACTAAAAAGGGTGGCTATGAAAAAGAATAG
- a CDS encoding acylneuraminate cytidylyltransferase, with product MVSGRQKVSVIIQARLGSTRLPGKAMMDLCGKTVLARAINAAKRAKTVDSVCVATSTGEAGEIISAEASKNKVISFKGSEEDVLDRYAKAALRLGSDVIVRVTADNPLTETSFIDLCVNKITSTRCDLVTMKNIPYGSGVEVVRRDTLIAVSRAARRAHDREHVTTYIYKNTEIFNVCYLEPIPKLRRPDIRVTLDTMDDYCALYKIFNKFSGISADKKRLERVIKFIDALKISERGRS from the coding sequence ATGGTAAGCGGCAGACAAAAAGTGTCGGTTATTATACAGGCGCGCTTGGGTTCGACGAGACTTCCGGGCAAGGCCATGATGGATCTTTGCGGCAAGACAGTTCTCGCGAGGGCCATAAATGCCGCCAAGCGCGCGAAGACGGTCGATTCTGTATGTGTAGCTACGTCGACCGGAGAAGCGGGCGAAATCATTTCGGCCGAGGCCAGTAAAAATAAAGTAATCTCCTTTAAAGGAAGCGAAGAAGATGTGCTGGATAGATATGCGAAGGCAGCTTTAAGGCTTGGATCGGATGTTATTGTGCGCGTAACGGCTGATAATCCTTTGACGGAAACATCTTTTATAGATCTATGTGTTAACAAAATCACCAGTACGAGATGCGACCTAGTGACAATGAAAAATATACCTTACGGGTCCGGCGTTGAGGTGGTTCGTAGAGATACGCTTATTGCGGTTTCAAGGGCCGCAAGACGGGCGCATGATAGAGAGCATGTTACGACCTATATTTATAAAAACACTGAAATTTTTAATGTGTGTTATCTTGAGCCCATCCCGAAGCTCAGGAGGCCTGACATACGCGTAACGCTGGATACCATGGATGACTATTGTGCACTATATAAGATATTCAACAAATTTTCCGGTATCAGTGCAGATAAAAAAAGATTAGAACGGGTAATTAAATTTATCGATGCATTGAAGATAAGCGAGCGAGGGCGGTCGTGA
- a CDS encoding glycosyltransferase family 2 protein, whose product MNQDILLTVVIPAYNEEKNIRTTLEEISGYLNKKKFSYEIIVIDDGSKDKTFENTQTCSNLFSDFKVLKNDANKGKGYSVKRGILFAKGEYALFMDADNSTSIYEFDKFLPYLKEGYDAVIASRRLKTSNVEEPQPFFRAKMGQFYIFLARLILGLNLSDFNCGFKVYNTRTTYRIFELQKMNDWSFDVELLFLLNKYGLKIKEVPVRWIHKSESKVKPVKDAIKSFISILIIKLTALSRKYS is encoded by the coding sequence GTGAACCAGGACATTCTTTTAACAGTCGTCATACCTGCATACAATGAAGAGAAAAATATCCGGACGACGCTTGAAGAGATATCGGGTTATTTAAATAAAAAAAAATTTTCATATGAAATAATTGTCATAGACGACGGATCCAAGGACAAGACTTTTGAAAATACTCAAACTTGCTCGAATCTTTTCAGCGATTTCAAAGTCCTTAAGAACGACGCCAATAAAGGTAAGGGGTATTCAGTAAAGAGGGGGATTCTTTTCGCTAAAGGAGAGTACGCGCTATTCATGGATGCCGACAATTCTACATCTATTTATGAATTTGACAAATTCCTGCCTTATCTTAAAGAGGGATATGATGCCGTCATAGCATCGAGAAGGCTTAAAACTTCCAATGTGGAAGAGCCGCAGCCTTTTTTTAGGGCAAAGATGGGCCAATTTTATATTTTTCTGGCGCGGCTCATACTTGGATTAAACTTAAGCGATTTTAATTGCGGATTTAAGGTTTATAACACAAGAACCACCTACCGTATATTCGAGTTACAAAAAATGAATGACTGGAGCTTTGATGTTGAGCTGCTGTTTTTGTTAAATAAATACGGCCTTAAGATAAAAGAGGTACCCGTTAGATGGATCCACAAGAGCGAGTCTAAAGTAAAGCCAGTAAAGGATGCAATAAAATCCTTCATAAGCATACTGATAATAAAGCTAACCGCCTTATCTCGCAAATACAGCTGA
- a CDS encoding GNAT family N-acetyltransferase, whose amino-acid sequence MKIGLKLWSDNSCYIKSAARMYSGGNYDFIELYAVPRTISRYIKLWKSLDVPYIVHAPHYAHGFNLADKDKRGRNRRLFKEAQCFADELNARYIVVHCGVLGQRPEAEEQLAILGDERILIENKPVHGLKNTICVGSSPREIERYKKTANVGFCFDVNHAVGYAYSSHKERIKVINDFLRLKPEIMHIAGISYNSGANDHLCLNRSECDLGAIMETIKKNGSSIKLCTLETPKDPAKDLTDFKEDIDFFKALTGKEKSFILRTATRDDCKDLWKWRNRPEIRKNSFNDKPVPWCTHKKWFDCKMQDNNSRIYICQQGQDKAGVIRFEVRGRSVIVSVNTNPVFFNRGFGTGMVKLGTKKAFSEFGSSKPIFAEIKKENQVSRKVFLKAGYKYAGHNDKGIIYKARCPDGW is encoded by the coding sequence GTGAAGATAGGGCTAAAGCTATGGTCTGACAACAGTTGCTATATCAAATCCGCCGCAAGGATGTATAGCGGCGGGAATTACGATTTCATAGAACTTTACGCGGTCCCGCGCACTATCTCACGTTATATCAAATTATGGAAAAGTTTAGATGTTCCCTATATAGTACACGCACCTCATTATGCACACGGATTCAACCTGGCTGACAAAGACAAGAGGGGGCGCAATAGGCGCCTTTTTAAAGAAGCACAATGTTTCGCGGATGAGTTGAATGCCAGGTACATAGTCGTGCACTGTGGCGTATTAGGACAGCGACCCGAAGCCGAGGAGCAGCTCGCGATTCTTGGCGATGAACGGATATTGATAGAGAATAAACCGGTGCACGGGCTTAAGAACACTATCTGCGTGGGCAGTTCACCGCGGGAGATAGAACGTTATAAAAAAACAGCAAATGTTGGATTCTGTTTTGACGTAAATCACGCAGTTGGTTACGCGTATAGTTCGCACAAAGAACGTATTAAAGTCATCAATGATTTTTTAAGGTTAAAGCCGGAGATAATGCATATCGCGGGGATAAGTTACAATTCGGGGGCCAATGACCACCTTTGCTTAAATCGGAGCGAGTGCGATCTAGGCGCTATAATGGAGACGATCAAAAAAAACGGAAGCAGCATCAAACTCTGTACGCTGGAGACCCCGAAGGACCCTGCAAAAGACTTGACTGATTTTAAAGAAGATATAGACTTTTTCAAAGCATTGACTGGGAAAGAGAAGAGTTTTATTTTAAGGACTGCGACCCGGGACGACTGCAAGGACCTGTGGAAATGGAGGAACAGGCCCGAAATCAGAAAGAACAGTTTTAATGATAAGCCCGTACCATGGTGTACGCATAAGAAATGGTTTGACTGTAAGATGCAGGATAATAATTCCAGAATATATATATGCCAGCAGGGGCAGGACAAGGCGGGCGTCATAAGGTTCGAGGTAAGGGGAAGATCAGTAATAGTGAGCGTTAATACGAATCCGGTTTTTTTTAACAGAGGCTTTGGTACAGGTATGGTGAAGCTCGGGACGAAAAAAGCTTTTTCTGAATTTGGGAGCTCCAAGCCGATATTTGCCGAGATCAAAAAAGAAAATCAGGTATCGCGCAAGGTATTTTTAAAGGCAGGATACAAATATGCCGGACATAATGATAAAGGCATTATTTATAAGGCAAGGTGCCCAGATGGCTGGTAG